One stretch of Poecilia reticulata strain Guanapo linkage group LG21, Guppy_female_1.0+MT, whole genome shotgun sequence DNA includes these proteins:
- the sgk1 gene encoding serine/threonine-protein kinase Sgk1 isoform X1 — translation MKMVNGGGGGGGGGGGGGGGVGGGGEKTAFSFKKCSAFQFVKRKVRRWMRNPKVSVEKTQGKNLLYPCPRCPLAEDLWYTHFPSPYGCCHYAGLQGCHYYHQELCSPCTKTGQPSGHEKGKSCKVRKWRMLSRHHNENAGKPKEAESDVHMDGCQCWALHTSPLLASPVILECSICSGPYISYAMEDSWQPRQRTQAMDLYYHNESEQDSYCCPGDSTFMKQRRMGLNDFIQKLSTNSYACKHPEVQSILNLTPPQDPELMNSNPSPPPSPSQQINLGPSSNPSAKPSDFHFLKVIGKGSFGKVLLARHRTDDQFFAVKVLQKKAILKKKEEKHIMSERNVLLKNVKHPFLVGLHYSFQTADKLYFVLDYINGGELFYHLQRERCFLEPRARFYAAEIASALGYLHSLNIVYRDLKPENILLDSQGHIILTDFGLCKENIEPNGTTSTFCGTPEYLAPEVLHKQPYDRTVDWWCLGAVLYEMLYGLPPFYSRNTAEMYDNILNKPLQLKPNISNAARHLLEGLLQKDRTKRLGCTEDFIEIKNHIFFSPINWDELNAKKMTPPFNPNVTGPNDLRHFDPEFTDEPVPSSIGCSPDCVLATASIKEAAEAFEGFSYAPSMDSYL, via the exons ATGAAGATGGTTAAcgggggaggaggaggtggtggtggtggtggaggaggaggcggtggagttggaggaggaggagagaaaacagccTTCTCCTTTAAGAAATGTTCCGCTTTTCAGTTTGTCAAGAGAAAG GTACGGAGGTGGATGAGGAACCCCAAAGTGAGCGTGGAGAAAACCCAGGGGAAAAATCTTCTCTATCCGTGTCCAAGATGTCCCCTGGCTGAGGACCTGTGGTACACACACTTCCCCTCGCCGTACGGCTGCTGCCACTACGCAGGCCTGCAGGGATGCCATTATTACCACCAGGAGCTCTGCTCCCCCTGCACCAAAACTGGACAACCCAGCGGACATGAGAAAGGCAAAAGCTGCAAG GTGCGGAAATGGAGGATGCTCTCTCGCCACCACAACGAGAATGCAGGCAAACCCAAAGAGGCGGAGTCAGACGTTCACATGGACGGCTGTCAGTGCTGGGCGCTTCACACCTCGCCCCTCCTGGCCAGCCCGGTGATCCTGGAGTGCTCCATCTGCAGTGGACCCTACATCAGCTATGCCATGGAGGACAGCTGGCAGCCCCGTCAACGCACTCAG GCAATGGACCTGTACTACCACAATGAGTCAGAGCAGGACAGCTACTGTTGCCCTGGCGACAGCA cttttatgAAACAGAGGAGGATGGGTCTGAACGACTTCATTCAGAAGCTCTCCACCAACTCCTACGCCTGCAAGCA tccTGAAGTGCAGTCGATCCTGAACTTGACTCCTCCACAGGACCCCGAGCTCATGAACTCAAACCCCTCTCCTCCT CCCAGTCCATCCCAGCAGATCAACCTCGGCCCGTCATCCAATCCCTCAGCCAAGCCCAGCGACTTCCACTTCCTCAAAGTGATCGGCAAGGGCAGCTTCGGCAAGGTGCTGCTTGCTCGTCACCGCACAGACGACCAGTTTTTTGCAGTCAAAGTTTTACAGAAGAAGGCCATTCTCAAGAAAAAAGAG GAGAAGCACATCATGTCAGAGAGGAATGTATTGTTGAAGAATGTCAAGCATCCATTCTTGGTGGGCCTGCATTATTCTTTCCAAACGGCAGACAAACTTTACTTCGTCTTGGACTACATCAACGGAGGAGAG CTGTTCTACCACCTTCAGAGAGAGCGCTGCTTCCTGGAGCCCAGAGCCAGGTTCTATGCGGCAGAGATCGCGAGCGCACTGGGATACCTGCACTCCCTCAACATCGTCTACAGAGACCTGAAGCCAGAAAACATCCTGCTGGACTCGCAGGGTCACATCATCCTCACAGATTTTGGCCTGTGCAAGGAGAATATCGAACCCAATGGGACCACGTCGACATTCTGCGGTACGCCAGAG tATTTGGCTCCTGAGGTGCTACACAAGCAGCCATACGACAGGACAGTAGACTGGTGGTGCTTAGGAGCTGTTCTTTATGAGATGCTGTATGGCCTG CCTCCGTTCTACAGCCGAAACACAGCAGAAATGTACGACAACATCCTGAACAAGCCTCTGCAGCTGAAACCCAACATCTCCAATGCAGCCAGACACTTGTTGGAGGGTCTGCTACAAAAAGACCGCACCAAGAGGCTGGGCTGCACAGAGGACTTT ATCGAAATCAAGAACCACATATTCTTCTCTCCTATCAACTGGGATGAGCTTAATGCCAAGAAGATGACGCCTCCCTTCAACCCTAATGTG ACGGGACCTAACGACCTGCGGCACTTTGATCCGGAGTTCACGGACGAACCGGTTCCAAGCTCCATCGGTTGCTCCCCAGACTGTGTCCTCGCCACTGCCAGCATCAAAGAGGCAGCCGAGGCCTTCGAGGGATTTTCCTATGCCCCGTCCATGGACTCCTATCTATAG
- the sgk1 gene encoding serine/threonine-protein kinase Sgk1 isoform X2, translating to MSAERLLTLTMTIKTETEKPALTYSKTRGLVELVTAFMKQRRMGLNDFIQKLSTNSYACKHPEVQSILNLTPPQDPELMNSNPSPPPSPSQQINLGPSSNPSAKPSDFHFLKVIGKGSFGKVLLARHRTDDQFFAVKVLQKKAILKKKEEKHIMSERNVLLKNVKHPFLVGLHYSFQTADKLYFVLDYINGGELFYHLQRERCFLEPRARFYAAEIASALGYLHSLNIVYRDLKPENILLDSQGHIILTDFGLCKENIEPNGTTSTFCGTPEYLAPEVLHKQPYDRTVDWWCLGAVLYEMLYGLPPFYSRNTAEMYDNILNKPLQLKPNISNAARHLLEGLLQKDRTKRLGCTEDFIEIKNHIFFSPINWDELNAKKMTPPFNPNVTGPNDLRHFDPEFTDEPVPSSIGCSPDCVLATASIKEAAEAFEGFSYAPSMDSYL from the exons ATGAGCGCGGAGCGGCTCTTGACGCTCACCATGAcgatcaaaacagaaacagagaagcCTGCCTTGACTTACTCAAAGACGAGAGGGCTTGTGGAATTAGTCACTG cttttatgAAACAGAGGAGGATGGGTCTGAACGACTTCATTCAGAAGCTCTCCACCAACTCCTACGCCTGCAAGCA tccTGAAGTGCAGTCGATCCTGAACTTGACTCCTCCACAGGACCCCGAGCTCATGAACTCAAACCCCTCTCCTCCT CCCAGTCCATCCCAGCAGATCAACCTCGGCCCGTCATCCAATCCCTCAGCCAAGCCCAGCGACTTCCACTTCCTCAAAGTGATCGGCAAGGGCAGCTTCGGCAAGGTGCTGCTTGCTCGTCACCGCACAGACGACCAGTTTTTTGCAGTCAAAGTTTTACAGAAGAAGGCCATTCTCAAGAAAAAAGAG GAGAAGCACATCATGTCAGAGAGGAATGTATTGTTGAAGAATGTCAAGCATCCATTCTTGGTGGGCCTGCATTATTCTTTCCAAACGGCAGACAAACTTTACTTCGTCTTGGACTACATCAACGGAGGAGAG CTGTTCTACCACCTTCAGAGAGAGCGCTGCTTCCTGGAGCCCAGAGCCAGGTTCTATGCGGCAGAGATCGCGAGCGCACTGGGATACCTGCACTCCCTCAACATCGTCTACAGAGACCTGAAGCCAGAAAACATCCTGCTGGACTCGCAGGGTCACATCATCCTCACAGATTTTGGCCTGTGCAAGGAGAATATCGAACCCAATGGGACCACGTCGACATTCTGCGGTACGCCAGAG tATTTGGCTCCTGAGGTGCTACACAAGCAGCCATACGACAGGACAGTAGACTGGTGGTGCTTAGGAGCTGTTCTTTATGAGATGCTGTATGGCCTG CCTCCGTTCTACAGCCGAAACACAGCAGAAATGTACGACAACATCCTGAACAAGCCTCTGCAGCTGAAACCCAACATCTCCAATGCAGCCAGACACTTGTTGGAGGGTCTGCTACAAAAAGACCGCACCAAGAGGCTGGGCTGCACAGAGGACTTT ATCGAAATCAAGAACCACATATTCTTCTCTCCTATCAACTGGGATGAGCTTAATGCCAAGAAGATGACGCCTCCCTTCAACCCTAATGTG ACGGGACCTAACGACCTGCGGCACTTTGATCCGGAGTTCACGGACGAACCGGTTCCAAGCTCCATCGGTTGCTCCCCAGACTGTGTCCTCGCCACTGCCAGCATCAAAGAGGCAGCCGAGGCCTTCGAGGGATTTTCCTATGCCCCGTCCATGGACTCCTATCTATAG